CGTTTCCACAACGGCCAGGCCGTGCTCTATCAAGGCTTCGGCAAGGGAGCGGGCCACGACGGAAAAAAGCGGATCGTCCTCAACCAGCCAGGCCAAGCCCGAGCGGATGACGACCCGGCCGCCGGAGGGCAGCGCCCCGGTCACGGCCACCAGCTGTTCCACGGACGAATTCGCGGCCAGGGCCGGGGAAGCGCCGCCCGGCAGGCAGACCAACGCCGCCAAAACAGCGAAAAGCAGCCGGCGACCGGCATGGAGCAAAAACATTCCGCAGCCTCCCCCTCTTACGCGGTTGCCTCTCCCCCGTCCCCGGCCACGGCCGCCTTGATGCGGCACACGCCGCACACGCCGGACGAGGTGGGAAAACCGCAAACCGTGCACGGAGACAAGGGCGCCCCTTCCTTTTCCTCGGCGGCCATGAAATGCGGCCGCCCGTCCTTGAGGAACGCCTGATAAAAGTCCAGCTTCCTGCCGGGCATATAGTCCTCGATGTCGGCCCAGACCTTCTTGTGCATGGTAAAGGAAGCTCCTTTACTATAGGGACACGGCGCGTGGTGGTAGTCTATGTTTTGCAGAAACGCGTAGTTGGCGGTCTCGAACTCGCTGAGCCGCCAGAAGGGTTTGACCTTGCGCGCGAACCCGTCCGTACCCGGAAGCGCCGGGCCCTGGTCCGCGAGATACGCGGCGTCCCACCGCAGCACGTTGCTGAACAGGCGGGCGATCTCGTCATCGAGGTTGTGCCCGGTCGCCATGACCGTGAACCCGCCCTCCAGGGCTATCTTGTTGAAATAGTGCCGTTTGATCTTGCCACAGGCCGAACAGATGGGCCGCCGTATCCGCTCTTTGACCAGGGGGATGGCAAGGCCCTCGCTGGCCACTTCCTTGACGATCAGGGGCAGGCCGTGCTTTTCGCAAAACCGTTCCACAGCGGCCCGCGCGGCTCCGGACGAGTTGGGAATCGCAAGATCGATATGCAGGCCCGTGACGTCATACCCGAGCAGAAACAGCTCAAGCATCAGGGCCAGCGAATCCTTGCCGCCGGAGATGGCGACCAGGATCTTGTCGTCGTGGGTGAACAGCTTATGTTTCCGG
The DNA window shown above is from uncultured delta proteobacterium and carries:
- a CDS encoding PP-loop domain protein produces the protein MKCTRCKATAAVALPSHHAGFCPACFLDFFRGQVEKGIRKHKLFTHDDKILVAISGGKDSLALMLELFLLGYDVTGLHIDLAIPNSSGAARAAVERFCEKHGLPLIVKEVASEGLAIPLVKERIRRPICSACGKIKRHYFNKIALEGGFTVMATGHNLDDEIARLFSNVLRWDAAYLADQGPALPGTDGFARKVKPFWRLSEFETANYAFLQNIDYHHAPCPYSKGASFTMHKKVWADIEDYMPGRKLDFYQAFLKDGRPHFMAAEEKEGAPLSPCTVCGFPTSSGVCGVCRIKAAVAGDGGEATA